A stretch of Thermotoga sp. SG1 DNA encodes these proteins:
- a CDS encoding putative manganese-dependent inorganic diphosphatase, producing the protein MERVYVMGHRNPDTDSVCSAIGYAHYKGVVEKKKLFIPARCGELTSEALFVLDYFKVKPPVLLETLEPIVEDLELKDPIFVSPDTPVYDVAMLMEGKGIKNVPVVSKGKMIGVVTESNLARVYVRRLKIEPLVIHPVPLEQLVRVLKAEVVCDHLKEKTISGKVHIAVDALHVLLGKIEIGDVVIVGDNEPAQIALLEKGAKLMIVVNNAPVSGRVLEIAKEKNAAVLRVKFDAFGAAKLINLALPVTLVMSKKFPTVTKKDTLEDVRNIVFTSKLRAAFVEDEKEKLLGVITRTDLMKDVRKKVILVDHNEITQAPEGVEKAEILEIIDHHRLGGLSTLNPIFFYNEPVGSTSTIVTEFFLRDDVKIEREIAGVLLAGIISDTLFFKLSTTTEKDRAMASFLAKITKLDLENFARRLLREGMKIPKNVDPFELLKRDVKVYEMGEESFAVSQIMTSDFSVLLKEKEKFISALKNLRGELGVTHCFVLFTNPIEETSLVMVEGDQKILEKAFDGAEKKDGLFLLKGVMSRKKDFVPRIGEVLRRER; encoded by the coding sequence TTGGAGAGAGTGTACGTGATGGGGCACAGAAATCCAGACACGGACAGTGTGTGCTCTGCAATAGGGTACGCCCATTACAAAGGTGTAGTAGAGAAGAAAAAACTATTCATCCCGGCACGATGCGGGGAATTGACGAGTGAAGCCCTTTTTGTTCTCGATTATTTCAAAGTGAAGCCTCCAGTTCTTCTTGAAACACTGGAACCCATCGTTGAAGACCTCGAGTTGAAAGATCCGATCTTCGTCTCTCCGGACACACCCGTTTACGATGTCGCCATGTTGATGGAAGGAAAAGGAATAAAGAACGTTCCTGTGGTGTCCAAAGGGAAGATGATAGGAGTGGTCACAGAAAGCAATCTTGCGCGGGTTTACGTGAGAAGACTGAAGATAGAGCCACTCGTCATACATCCCGTTCCTCTTGAACAGCTTGTCAGGGTGTTGAAGGCAGAAGTTGTGTGTGATCACCTGAAAGAAAAAACGATATCTGGAAAAGTTCATATCGCCGTTGACGCACTCCACGTGCTCCTTGGAAAAATCGAAATAGGTGACGTGGTCATAGTTGGTGACAACGAACCCGCTCAGATTGCCCTTCTTGAAAAGGGAGCAAAACTCATGATAGTCGTAAATAATGCACCCGTTTCCGGCAGGGTTTTGGAGATCGCAAAGGAGAAAAACGCAGCTGTTCTGAGAGTGAAGTTCGACGCCTTCGGTGCGGCAAAGCTCATAAACCTTGCTCTTCCCGTGACTCTGGTGATGAGTAAGAAGTTTCCAACGGTTACGAAGAAGGACACACTCGAAGATGTTAGGAACATCGTATTCACATCCAAACTGAGGGCAGCGTTCGTGGAAGACGAGAAAGAAAAGCTTCTTGGTGTGATAACGAGAACAGACTTGATGAAAGATGTGAGAAAAAAAGTCATCCTGGTGGATCACAACGAGATCACACAGGCACCGGAAGGTGTGGAAAAGGCAGAGATCCTTGAAATCATCGATCATCACAGACTCGGTGGTCTGAGCACCTTGAACCCGATCTTCTTTTACAACGAACCCGTGGGTAGTACTTCAACGATCGTCACAGAGTTCTTCCTCAGGGACGATGTGAAGATAGAAAGAGAGATCGCCGGCGTTCTTCTTGCAGGGATCATATCTGATACTCTTTTCTTCAAGCTTTCCACAACGACAGAGAAAGACAGAGCGATGGCAAGTTTCCTTGCCAAAATCACAAAGCTCGATCTGGAAAACTTCGCAAGAAGGTTGTTGAGGGAAGGAATGAAGATCCCGAAGAATGTCGATCCCTTTGAGCTACTGAAGAGAGACGTGAAGGTGTACGAAATGGGTGAAGAGTCCTTTGCGGTCTCTCAGATCATGACTTCGGATTTTTCTGTCTTGCTGAAGGAAAAAGAAAAATTCATCAGTGCCCTGAAAAATCTCAGGGGAGAGCTTGGCGTAACACACTGCTTTGTTCTATTCACCAATCCGATAGAAGAGACAAGCCTTGTGATGGTGGAAGGAGACCAGAAGATACTTGAGAAAGCTTTCGATGGTGCGGAAAAGAAAGATGGTCTTTTCCTATTGAAGGGTGTCATGTCCAGAAAGAAGGATTTTGTCCCAAGAATCGGAGAGGTTCTGAGAAGGGAGAGATGA
- a CDS encoding rod shape-determining protein, translated as MLRKDIGIDLGTANTLVFLKGKGIVVNEPSVIAIDSSTGEILKVGLEAKNMLGKTPATIKAIRPMKDGVIADYTVALVMLRYFINKAKNGFNLLKPRVVIGVPIGITDVERRAILDAGLEAGASKVFLIEEPMAAAIGSNLNVEEPSGNMVVDIGGGTTEVAVISLGSIVTWESVRIAGDEMDEAIMQYVRETYRVAIGERTAERVKIEIGNVFPSKENDELETTVSGIDLSTGLPRKLTLKGGEVREALKSVVVTIVESVRATLEKTPPELVSDIIERGIFLTGGGSLLRGLDTLLQKETGINVIRAEEPLTAVAKGAGMVLEKVNILKKLQGAG; from the coding sequence GTGCTAAGAAAAGACATAGGAATCGACCTTGGAACGGCAAATACGCTCGTTTTCCTTAAGGGAAAGGGCATTGTTGTGAACGAGCCCTCCGTTATAGCGATAGATTCCAGCACAGGTGAAATACTGAAAGTTGGTCTTGAGGCGAAAAATATGCTGGGGAAAACTCCCGCAACCATAAAGGCTATAAGACCCATGAAGGATGGTGTCATAGCCGATTACACCGTAGCCCTTGTGATGTTGAGATACTTCATAAACAAAGCAAAGAACGGATTCAACCTTCTCAAACCACGCGTGGTGATAGGTGTTCCCATCGGCATCACCGATGTAGAAAGAAGGGCCATCCTGGATGCAGGACTCGAGGCCGGAGCGAGCAAGGTCTTTCTGATAGAAGAGCCCATGGCAGCAGCGATAGGTTCCAACCTCAACGTTGAAGAGCCTTCTGGAAACATGGTGGTGGACATCGGCGGTGGAACAACGGAGGTCGCGGTGATCTCTCTTGGCAGTATCGTTACATGGGAGTCGGTGCGCATAGCGGGAGACGAGATGGACGAAGCCATCATGCAGTACGTGAGGGAAACCTACCGCGTGGCGATCGGTGAAAGAACAGCAGAGAGAGTGAAGATAGAAATAGGGAACGTTTTCCCATCCAAGGAAAACGATGAACTCGAAACGACCGTTTCAGGGATAGATCTTTCCACAGGCCTTCCAAGAAAGCTCACGCTGAAAGGTGGAGAGGTGAGAGAAGCCCTCAAAAGTGTTGTGGTCACAATCGTGGAGAGCGTAAGGGCAACTCTGGAAAAGACTCCTCCTGAACTCGTCTCTGACATCATAGAGCGGGGGATCTTTCTCACCGGTGGAGGATCCCTTTTGAGAGGTCTGGACACGCTTCTTCAGAAAGAAACAGGCATCAACGTGATCAGAGCAGAAGAGCCCCTCACGGCCGTTGCGAAGGGAGCGGGGATGGTTCTTGAGAAGGTGAACATCCTGAAGAAACTTCAGGGTGCTGGATGA
- a CDS encoding penicillin-binding transpeptidase domain-containing protein yields MKNRLILLFMALSFVLIIIKAFQIQILEHEEHKRYLELLQTRIVKLLAPRGKILTSDGKVLARDEEVYILDPWLNNIDELKKTGLLTSEEVLRLIRGEKIVLDKARADVLSKKGARISLDYRRRYVPIAPHVVGYVNVDREGMYGVERVYDEFLTGVEGVKMVFVESSGKVTSEVMKSPPKPGEDITLTIDSRIQKVAEKSMEEVGKPGAVILSSVKTGEILALASFPEYNPQDFYEGFTKREWERLLRESPSPLINRMISSTYNPGSAIKILWTLAALLSGIDPNEKINCHGVFEYRNSKGEVVAKYRDWKKEGHGPTDLAKAIRVSCNIYFYQLGLKLGVEKMTEIARKFGIFEKTGIDLPGEKEGLLPSPEWKITKIGEPWYPGDTILMSIGQGYLEITPIELLRLVSLVANKGVFYKPHVVKKIGSKVVKPEIETQVQIDEKVWSFLKDAMVDVTSFRGNEKEDPGTAYHVFRDFPYRVAGKTGTAETSNGEPHSWFIGFSPAENPEVAIVVMVEHGGYGSGAASQIAKEVLSEYFKLKESAQETPSSSRSPD; encoded by the coding sequence GTGAAGAACAGATTGATTCTGCTTTTCATGGCGCTTTCGTTCGTTTTGATCATCATCAAGGCCTTTCAGATTCAGATCCTCGAACACGAGGAACACAAAAGGTACCTGGAACTTCTTCAAACAAGGATCGTGAAGTTGCTTGCTCCAAGAGGGAAGATTCTCACCAGTGATGGGAAGGTCCTTGCCAGAGATGAAGAGGTGTACATTCTCGATCCGTGGTTGAACAACATCGACGAACTGAAAAAAACTGGCCTTCTCACTTCAGAAGAGGTTCTTCGTCTTATCAGGGGTGAAAAGATCGTTCTCGACAAAGCCCGAGCGGACGTCCTCTCAAAAAAAGGAGCACGTATCAGTCTGGATTACAGGAGAAGATACGTTCCTATTGCTCCTCACGTTGTGGGGTACGTGAACGTGGATAGAGAAGGCATGTACGGTGTTGAACGTGTTTACGATGAGTTTCTGACGGGAGTCGAGGGAGTAAAGATGGTGTTCGTAGAGTCTTCCGGGAAAGTCACCTCGGAGGTTATGAAAAGCCCTCCAAAACCGGGAGAGGACATAACGCTCACCATCGACTCCAGAATACAGAAAGTTGCGGAAAAATCCATGGAAGAAGTTGGAAAGCCAGGCGCTGTGATTCTCTCCAGTGTGAAGACGGGAGAAATCCTTGCCCTGGCTTCTTTCCCCGAGTACAACCCCCAGGATTTCTATGAAGGGTTCACAAAAAGAGAGTGGGAAAGACTTCTGAGGGAATCACCTTCTCCTCTCATCAACAGGATGATCTCTTCCACTTACAACCCCGGCTCTGCCATCAAAATACTCTGGACTTTGGCTGCTCTTTTGAGCGGCATCGATCCAAATGAGAAGATCAACTGCCACGGTGTGTTCGAGTACAGAAACAGTAAAGGAGAAGTCGTTGCAAAATACAGAGACTGGAAAAAAGAAGGACACGGGCCAACGGATCTTGCAAAGGCGATCAGGGTTTCCTGTAACATCTACTTCTACCAGCTTGGATTGAAACTCGGTGTTGAAAAGATGACAGAAATTGCAAGAAAGTTTGGAATTTTCGAAAAGACAGGAATAGACCTTCCCGGAGAAAAAGAAGGCCTTCTTCCATCGCCCGAGTGGAAGATTACAAAGATCGGAGAGCCCTGGTATCCCGGTGATACCATCTTGATGTCCATCGGTCAGGGATACCTCGAAATTACTCCCATAGAGCTTTTGAGACTCGTCTCACTTGTGGCAAATAAAGGTGTGTTCTACAAGCCGCACGTGGTTAAAAAGATCGGATCAAAAGTGGTGAAACCGGAGATCGAAACACAGGTTCAGATCGACGAAAAAGTTTGGTCCTTCCTCAAAGATGCCATGGTCGATGTGACATCCTTTCGGGGAAATGAAAAAGAAGATCCCGGAACCGCGTACCACGTTTTCAGAGATTTTCCTTACAGAGTGGCTGGAAAAACGGGAACGGCAGAAACCTCAAACGGTGAACCACACTCGTGGTTTATAGGTTTTTCTCCTGCCGAGAATCCTGAAGTTGCGATCGTTGTGATGGTAGAACACGGAGGCTACGGTTCTGGTGCAGCTTCTCAGATTGCAAAAGAGGTCCTTTCTGAGTACTTCAAACTGAAAGAAAGTGCCCAAGAAACTCCCTCGTCCTCTCGTTCTCCGGATTAG
- a CDS encoding amino acid ABC transporter ATP-binding protein — translation MRDVVLKIEGLHKFFGKLHVLKGIDLEVKKAEVISIIGPSGSGKSTLLRCINLLEEYQEGRIYFRGELITHRNINRIRSSIGMVFQQFNLFPHLSVLDNLILAPVKVKNMSKEEAIEKARKLLERVDLIDKINERPGNLSGGQQQRVAIARALMMDPELMLFDEPTSALDPELVKEVLDVIKDLAQTGITMLIVTHEMRFARDVSDRVIFMDEGKIVESGTPEKIFSNPENERTREFLGHFLSV, via the coding sequence ATGAGAGACGTCGTATTGAAGATCGAGGGACTCCACAAGTTCTTTGGAAAACTTCACGTGCTCAAAGGTATCGACCTCGAAGTGAAAAAGGCTGAAGTGATATCGATAATAGGTCCGAGTGGAAGTGGAAAGAGCACCCTCCTTCGCTGTATAAACCTGCTTGAGGAGTACCAGGAGGGAAGGATCTATTTCAGAGGAGAACTCATAACCCACAGAAACATAAACCGGATAAGAAGTTCTATTGGAATGGTCTTTCAACAGTTCAACCTCTTTCCACACCTTTCCGTTCTGGACAACCTCATACTGGCACCGGTGAAAGTGAAGAACATGTCGAAGGAAGAAGCCATTGAGAAAGCAAGAAAACTGCTTGAGAGGGTTGACCTCATCGACAAGATAAACGAAAGGCCGGGGAACCTCTCCGGTGGTCAGCAGCAGAGGGTGGCGATAGCAAGGGCCCTCATGATGGACCCCGAGCTCATGCTCTTCGACGAGCCCACCTCCGCCCTCGATCCAGAGCTCGTTAAAGAAGTTCTCGACGTCATAAAGGATCTTGCACAAACAGGCATAACCATGCTGATCGTAACACACGAGATGAGGTTCGCACGGGACGTTTCCGACAGAGTGATATTCATGGACGAAGGAAAGATCGTTGAAAGCGGTACACCCGAGAAGATCTTCTCTAATCCGGAGAACGAGAGGACGAGGGAGTTTCTTGGGCACTTTCTTTCAGTTTGA
- a CDS encoding amino acid ABC transporter permease yields the protein MPEWLKVIVDNLPLLLKGALRTLQLTSLSVSMGLAIGIFVGMGRLSKYRIIRYPSSVYVEFIRGTPLMVQLFLVYFGLPELGLEFDRFTAAVVALGINSGAYVAEIVRAGIQSVPKGQYEAARSLGMSHFQAMVHVILPQAFRHILPALGNEFIALAKDSSLAMVIGTVELMRSAQYIVSRTFMSFPIYGGVALIYFAITFSVSRLVKFVEGRLKI from the coding sequence ATGCCAGAATGGTTGAAAGTGATCGTAGACAATCTGCCTCTTCTTCTGAAGGGTGCCCTGCGCACCCTTCAGCTTACTTCTCTTTCGGTTTCGATGGGACTTGCCATAGGGATCTTCGTCGGTATGGGAAGGCTTTCGAAGTACCGGATCATAAGGTACCCATCCTCCGTTTACGTGGAGTTCATCAGAGGAACTCCGTTGATGGTTCAGCTCTTTTTGGTGTACTTCGGGCTTCCCGAACTTGGTCTTGAGTTCGACAGGTTCACGGCTGCTGTCGTTGCCCTCGGGATAAACAGCGGAGCGTACGTTGCAGAAATTGTCAGAGCGGGGATACAGTCCGTTCCAAAGGGACAGTACGAGGCGGCAAGATCCCTTGGGATGTCACACTTTCAGGCTATGGTCCATGTGATTCTTCCACAGGCGTTCAGGCACATTCTTCCAGCACTCGGAAACGAGTTCATCGCCCTCGCAAAGGACAGTTCCCTTGCGATGGTGATAGGAACAGTCGAGCTCATGAGGAGTGCCCAGTACATCGTCAGCAGAACCTTCATGAGTTTTCCCATATACGGTGGGGTGGCACTGATTTATTTCGCCATTACTTTTTCTGTTTCCAGACTGGTGAAGTTCGTGGAAGGCAGGTTGAAAATATGA
- a CDS encoding basic amino acid ABC transporter substrate-binding protein codes for MKKLVVIGFLVVSLVIFAGAIGEIKSRGYLLVGLSADFPPFEFVDENGNIVGFDVDLAKEIARKLGVELRIVDMTFDGLIPSLLTKKIDVIISGMTITEERKKVVAFSDPYFDAGQVIVVRKDSNFQPKTYEDLVGKTVAVQIGTTGDIEVSKYDGINVVRFDKFTDAFLELKRGRADAVVLDSATAKAFVAKNPDLFISSDVLSSEQYGIAVRKEDTDLLEFINGVLRELKKSPYDVLIEKWFSE; via the coding sequence ATGAAGAAACTGGTTGTCATAGGATTTCTCGTCGTCTCACTGGTGATCTTCGCAGGTGCGATTGGCGAGATCAAAAGCAGAGGTTACCTTCTTGTTGGACTCTCTGCGGACTTTCCACCCTTTGAGTTCGTCGATGAAAACGGAAACATCGTGGGATTCGATGTAGATCTTGCAAAAGAGATAGCAAGAAAGCTAGGTGTGGAACTCAGAATCGTCGACATGACTTTCGATGGGCTCATTCCGAGTCTTCTGACGAAAAAGATCGATGTGATCATCTCTGGTATGACGATCACAGAAGAGAGAAAGAAAGTGGTGGCTTTCTCCGACCCGTACTTCGATGCGGGGCAGGTCATCGTGGTGAGAAAAGACAGCAACTTTCAACCAAAGACCTACGAGGATCTTGTGGGAAAGACCGTGGCGGTTCAGATAGGAACCACGGGAGATATAGAGGTTTCGAAATACGATGGGATCAACGTCGTCAGGTTCGACAAGTTCACCGATGCCTTCCTGGAACTGAAGAGAGGAAGAGCGGACGCTGTGGTGCTGGACTCTGCGACCGCGAAGGCTTTCGTTGCGAAAAATCCTGACCTTTTCATTTCGAGCGATGTTCTCTCCAGCGAGCAGTACGGCATCGCCGTGAGGAAAGAGGATACGGATCTACTCGAGTTCATCAACGGTGTTTTGAGGGAGCTGAAAAAGAGCCCCTACGACGTGCTCATAGAAAAATGGTTCTCAGAGTGA
- a CDS encoding NCS2 family permease, with protein sequence MFHLKENGTNVKTEIFAGIATFLTMAYIVFVNPSILVQAVGVDAGSPLYQQFFGAFMVATILGSATATLVMAFFANYPFALAPGMGLNAYFTYTVCLGMGIDWRVALAAVFIEGLIFIGLTLVGFRKFVAGIIPESIKIAISAGIGFFIAFIGLRSAEIVVSNPATSVSLGDLTNPGVLVTVVGLLVIVALYHRKVPGAVMIGILVATLVGAIPGIGVTKYQGIVGPIPNISPTFMKLDFSGFLSLDFWIVVLTFFFVDFFDTLGTITGLAQSAGFMKNGELPRANRAFLSDAIGTSVGALFGTSTVTTYIESGAGIAEGGRTGLTALVVALCMLAMLFFAPLAQTVPGYATAPALIFVGALMIGNLGKVRWDDITEAIPAFITVITMPLTYSIANGIALGIISYALVKLFSGKTKEVHWFTWILALAFALWLLFIKH encoded by the coding sequence GTGTTTCATCTCAAAGAGAACGGAACGAACGTGAAGACAGAGATCTTTGCCGGTATTGCGACCTTCCTCACCATGGCTTACATCGTCTTCGTGAACCCCTCCATCCTCGTTCAGGCGGTTGGAGTGGATGCGGGAAGTCCCCTGTATCAACAGTTCTTCGGAGCCTTCATGGTCGCGACGATCCTGGGGTCTGCCACAGCGACACTCGTGATGGCTTTCTTTGCCAACTACCCCTTCGCACTCGCCCCCGGTATGGGACTGAACGCGTACTTCACCTACACTGTGTGCCTTGGGATGGGAATCGACTGGAGGGTGGCACTCGCAGCAGTCTTCATAGAAGGGCTCATCTTCATAGGTCTGACTCTCGTTGGGTTTAGAAAGTTCGTGGCCGGTATCATCCCTGAATCCATAAAGATCGCAATCTCGGCTGGGATCGGATTCTTCATCGCGTTCATAGGACTTAGAAGCGCGGAAATCGTCGTGTCAAATCCCGCTACTTCCGTTTCTCTAGGAGATCTTACAAATCCCGGGGTTCTAGTGACGGTTGTCGGGCTTCTTGTGATCGTAGCGCTCTACCACAGAAAGGTCCCGGGTGCTGTGATGATCGGAATTCTTGTGGCGACTCTTGTTGGTGCCATTCCAGGGATAGGTGTCACAAAGTACCAGGGAATAGTTGGACCTATCCCAAACATCTCCCCGACGTTCATGAAACTCGATTTTTCTGGATTTTTGAGCCTTGATTTCTGGATCGTCGTTCTCACCTTCTTCTTCGTTGACTTCTTCGACACGCTCGGCACCATCACAGGACTTGCGCAGAGTGCCGGTTTCATGAAGAATGGAGAACTTCCAAGGGCAAACAGGGCGTTTCTTTCAGACGCCATAGGAACTTCCGTGGGAGCACTCTTTGGAACTTCCACGGTGACCACCTACATAGAGAGCGGTGCAGGGATCGCAGAGGGTGGAAGAACGGGGCTCACCGCTCTCGTTGTGGCACTCTGTATGCTTGCCATGCTCTTCTTTGCTCCGCTTGCTCAGACAGTTCCCGGATATGCCACCGCCCCCGCATTGATCTTCGTTGGGGCCCTCATGATAGGAAACCTCGGAAAGGTTAGATGGGACGATATAACAGAGGCAATCCCCGCGTTCATCACAGTCATAACGATGCCTCTCACGTACTCCATAGCAAACGGTATTGCTCTTGGTATCATCTCTTACGCTCTGGTGAAGCTCTTTTCTGGAAAAACCAAAGAAGTGCATTGGTTCACATGGATCCTGGCGCTTGCCTTCGCACTGTGGCTTCTCTTCATAAAGCATTGA
- a CDS encoding ABC transporter substrate-binding protein, with product MKKVLVLLMVALSVLALSKVKVTFWHAMGGGHGKTLQEIVNTFNELHPDIEVEAVYVGNYGALSQKLLAAAQAGELPTIAQAYSNWTAKLIQSGVVQPLNEFVNDPKIGLTKEEWEDIFKPLRDNCMWGDTIYAVPFNKSLYILYYNADAFAMYGVDVPKTIDELYEAARIMTEDLDGDGKIDQYGYGFRTTVDFFQILLTLRGGSILKKVDGKWVSNIDSQETRDVLSFVKKMVDDGIAYFQGGYLDGIFGQGKIMMYISTIAGRPYVEQSTKGKFTWSWAPVPTWVTNKVPFAGTDIIMFNTASEEEKRAAWEFMKYLISPEVTAYWAINTGYIPVRRSALETSIWKEAAKSDPLLEIPLSQIDNAVFDPQIGVWYEIRTVVGNMFSDFINGKVDMETAIKTADQKIKEYLKEEYGE from the coding sequence GTGAAGAAGGTTCTTGTTCTTTTGATGGTAGCTTTGAGTGTTCTGGCCCTTTCGAAGGTGAAGGTCACGTTCTGGCACGCCATGGGTGGTGGGCACGGAAAGACCCTTCAGGAGATAGTGAACACCTTCAACGAACTCCATCCCGATATCGAGGTGGAAGCGGTCTACGTTGGAAACTATGGAGCTCTTTCCCAGAAACTCCTCGCCGCCGCACAGGCAGGAGAGCTTCCCACCATCGCACAGGCGTACTCTAACTGGACGGCAAAACTCATACAGAGTGGAGTCGTGCAGCCTCTGAACGAGTTCGTGAACGATCCAAAGATAGGCCTCACGAAAGAAGAGTGGGAAGACATCTTCAAACCTTTGAGAGATAACTGTATGTGGGGAGACACCATATACGCTGTTCCGTTCAACAAGAGCCTCTACATACTCTACTACAACGCAGATGCCTTCGCAATGTACGGTGTCGATGTTCCCAAAACGATCGATGAGCTTTACGAGGCAGCACGTATCATGACAGAAGATCTGGACGGAGACGGAAAGATCGACCAGTATGGATATGGATTCAGAACGACCGTTGACTTCTTCCAGATTCTTCTCACACTGCGCGGTGGATCCATCCTGAAAAAGGTCGATGGAAAGTGGGTATCCAACATCGACAGCCAGGAAACAAGAGACGTTCTTTCCTTCGTAAAGAAAATGGTCGACGATGGGATCGCGTACTTCCAGGGAGGATATCTCGACGGGATTTTTGGTCAGGGAAAGATCATGATGTACATAAGCACGATAGCAGGAAGACCCTACGTTGAGCAGTCCACGAAGGGTAAGTTCACCTGGAGCTGGGCACCCGTTCCCACCTGGGTGACGAACAAGGTGCCGTTTGCAGGAACGGACATCATCATGTTCAACACGGCAAGTGAAGAGGAAAAAAGAGCAGCCTGGGAGTTCATGAAGTACCTCATCTCCCCTGAGGTGACCGCCTACTGGGCGATAAACACGGGTTACATCCCTGTGAGAAGAAGTGCTCTTGAGACCTCCATCTGGAAGGAGGCAGCAAAGTCCGATCCTCTGCTTGAAATACCCCTTTCTCAGATAGACAACGCTGTGTTCGATCCACAGATCGGCGTCTGGTACGAGATCAGAACGGTGGTTGGCAACATGTTTTCCGACTTCATAAACGGAAAAGTCGATATGGAAACAGCGATAAAGACGGCTGATCAAAAGATAAAAGAGTACCTCAAGGAAGAGTACGGTGAGTGA
- a CDS encoding carbohydrate ABC transporter permease — protein sequence MKASKKLKETVLAYLFLLPSLAVLGMFVFWPVGFSFVLSFFKWDFRNMKNPYFTGLDNYIEIFRFDYPPKYSFIFTVLNSFFHLAVAGAVVLLVVHLLRKRSLSGVLPNAMIVLLYIALNLFSLKNPILSFFAAAISWSWLVYDFKKVEMKNTWLWFILFLVVFTFVELRSSLPGMVNFLLDAKDKNLFLKALTNTLYYVILSVPSQIFLSLVIALLLNSNVRFRVFFRTAYFIPFVTSVVAISLVWKWIFNDEFGLLNYILSLFNIDPISWLKDERWTIPTIAIVSVWKTVGYDAVIFLAGLQNIDRSYYEAAEVDGANSLQKFFYITWPLLSPTTFFLLIVSLIGAFKVFAEIYILYDGLPGPYNNSGMTLVYYVFDLFYRQQRMGIASAAAYILFAIILIFTFIQYRVGRRAVEYVS from the coding sequence ATGAAGGCATCGAAAAAACTCAAAGAGACGGTTCTTGCGTATCTTTTTCTGCTTCCCTCGCTTGCGGTCCTTGGTATGTTCGTCTTCTGGCCAGTTGGTTTTTCCTTCGTTCTGAGTTTCTTCAAGTGGGACTTCAGAAACATGAAGAATCCCTACTTCACAGGGCTCGACAACTACATCGAGATCTTTCGATTCGACTATCCTCCAAAGTACTCTTTCATTTTCACCGTTCTGAACAGCTTCTTTCATCTTGCTGTTGCCGGTGCTGTTGTGCTCCTTGTGGTTCATCTGCTGAGGAAGAGATCACTCTCCGGTGTTCTTCCTAACGCCATGATTGTGCTACTATACATTGCTTTGAATCTCTTCAGCCTGAAAAATCCCATCCTTTCCTTTTTTGCAGCGGCCATCTCCTGGTCGTGGCTCGTGTACGATTTCAAGAAAGTGGAGATGAAAAACACCTGGCTTTGGTTCATTCTGTTTCTTGTGGTCTTCACTTTTGTGGAACTTCGTTCATCTCTTCCCGGGATGGTGAACTTCCTACTAGACGCAAAGGACAAAAATCTCTTTCTCAAAGCCCTCACGAACACCCTCTACTACGTGATACTCAGTGTTCCCTCTCAGATCTTTCTGTCTCTTGTGATAGCCCTTCTTCTGAACAGCAACGTCAGGTTCAGGGTCTTCTTCAGAACGGCCTACTTCATTCCTTTCGTCACCTCCGTTGTTGCCATATCTCTCGTCTGGAAGTGGATATTCAACGACGAGTTCGGTCTTCTGAACTACATCCTTTCACTGTTCAACATAGATCCCATCTCCTGGCTGAAGGATGAAAGGTGGACGATTCCCACGATCGCTATAGTGTCTGTTTGGAAAACCGTTGGGTACGATGCGGTGATATTTCTTGCAGGTCTTCAAAACATTGACAGGTCCTACTACGAAGCGGCAGAGGTCGACGGTGCAAATTCCCTTCAGAAGTTCTTCTACATCACCTGGCCCCTTCTGTCTCCGACGACGTTCTTTCTGCTCATCGTCTCCCTAATAGGTGCCTTCAAGGTCTTTGCAGAGATTTACATACTCTACGATGGACTTCCAGGGCCGTACAACAACAGTGGAATGACCCTCGTGTACTACGTGTTCGATCTGTTCTACAGACAACAGAGGATGGGAATCGCTTCAGCGGCGGCGTACATCCTTTTTGCCATCATCCTCATCTTCACCTTCATACAGTACAGGGTTGGAAGAAGAGCGGTCGAGTACGTATCGTGA